A window from Calliopsis andreniformis isolate RMS-2024a unplaced genomic scaffold, iyCalAndr_principal scaffold0001, whole genome shotgun sequence encodes these proteins:
- the LOC143186455 gene encoding uncharacterized protein LOC143186455, with the protein MDEPDDGQGSRFERVNRHRTGATFTEISKAETTLLDSPVEKTCKKPWKGTRGRAAEEGETERIFGEGGEDVSDLRKARKQDQAEEKSAPRSKDTPETPKITAEVSNPPVELLKEI; encoded by the exons ATGGATGAGCCAGATGATGGA CAAGGAAGCAGGTTTGAAAGAGTAAATCGTCACCGAACCGGAGCCACCTTCACTGAAATCTCGAAGGCTGAAACGACACTATTGGACTCACCTGTGGAAAAAACCTGTAAAA AGCCATGGAAGGGAACGAGAGGAAGAGCTGCGGAAGAGGGAGAAACTGAAAGGATCTTCGGAGAGGGTGGCGAGGACGTATCTGACCTGAGGAAAGCAAGGAAACAGGACCAGGCTGAGGAGAAATCGGCGCCACGATCAAAGGACACACCGGAGACCCCCAAAATCACAGCAGAAGTCTCGAACCCGCCCGTGGAACTCCTGAAAGAAATATAA
- the LOC143186420 gene encoding uncharacterized protein LOC143186420 yields the protein MILVCGRLLRQPMEWGLSGPDDASQRRWGLEKDNSGGTAPVSERMAITLYLAFPTPAFDNEPICRWEQCLVVTQSNAVDCVIDVSSLERNCRYASGYRGVGLLLFAFAPYRKARFVRIPMKAGIHERGDTL from the coding sequence ATGATTCTCGTCTGTGGCAGGCTCCTGCGACAGCCGATGGAGTGGGGGCTCTCTGGTCCTGATGACGCCAGTCAACGACGCTGGGGTCTGGAAAAAGACAATAGTGGTGGAACCGCACCGGTAAGCGAGAGGATGGCTATCACACTGTACCTAGCCTTCCCGACTCCAGCCTTCGACAACGAACCTATCTGCAGGTGGGAGCAATGCCTTGTCGTAACACAAagcaatgcagtggactgtgttATCGACGTTTCTTCGCTAGAAAGAAATTGTCGATACGCGAGTGGATACAGAGGAGTGGGGCTTCTTCTCTTCGCTTTTGCACCTTATAGAAAGGCTCGCTTCGTACGAATCCCGATGAAAGCGGGGATTCATGAGCGAGGGGATACGCTATAG
- the LOC143186419 gene encoding uncharacterized protein LOC143186419 produces MAKLREYVLRARLMKEQGEKPFAENNMGFVRGRATMDAKERVRRIAKRATEQQKYAELVTLDVINAFNILKWKKILEEIERRLRNAYLRGNAQIIAFVYDVGISVESRTARDLKHKIELVINIVQRWLNSTSLELAKCGRSWVPPSPEIKYLGVTFDRARTFRSHITRVTNKAVSTLAARSPLMGNTTGTSQKSRRLLYNTKESIVLYGAPIWASAIYNQTNRFLLKIGLTRVVAAYRKVPMETLCVLTGVVPWTIKVEERKNLYAWEKYFLEDVEERRRPKRVTGTGYAEGVYDDDWLMVDGVRMVEDFMTARPTNISGADLGIPDGDEQEEKKKLKRWLRKGARKESLEKWQRQWKGEIVGR; encoded by the exons ATGGCCAAACTCAGGGAGTACGTTCTGCGGGCGAGGTTAATGAAAGAACAGGGAGAAAAGCCATTCGCAGAAAACAATATGGGTTTTGTTCGGGGTAGAGCGACCATGGATGCGAAGGAAAGGGTACGAAGAATCGCGAAAAGGGCGACGGAGCAGCAAAAGTACGCAGAACTGGTGACTCTGGACGTCATAAATGCCTTCAATATCCTGAAATGGAAGAAAATCCTAGAGGAGATCGAGAGAAG GCTGAGAAATGCGTACTTACGTGGAAATGCGCAGATTATTGCATTTGTGTACGATGTGGGTATCAGCGTAGAGAGCAGGACGGCAAGGGACCTGAAACACAAGATAGAATTAGTAATTAATATAGTACAGAGATGGTTGAACTCGACGAGCCTAGAACTAGCAAAG TGTGGAAGGAGTTGGGTCCCGCCCAGTCcagaaattaaatatttaggGGTTACTTTCGACCGAGCCAGGACTTTTCGGAGCCACATCACCAGGGTTACGAATAAAGCGGTTAGTACCTTGGCCGCGCGGAGCCCCCTTATGGGAAACACTACGGGAACGAGTCAGAAATCCAGGAGACTTCTATACAACACGAAGGAATCCATAGTGTTGTATGGGGCTCCAATTTGGGCAAGTGCGATTTATAATCAAACTAATAGATTTCTGTTGAAAATAGGCCTGACAAGGGTAGTAGCTGCATATAGGAAAGTCCCGATGGAGACCCTCTGCGTGCTTACGGGGGTGGTTCCGTGGACGATTAAGGTGGAGGAAAGAAAAAATTTATATGCATGGGAGAAATACTTTCTGGAAGATGTGGAAGAAAGAAGAAGGCCGAAGAGAGTAACGGGGACGGGGTATGCCGAAGGGGTGTACGACGACGACTGGCTGATGGTGGATGGGGTCCGAATGGTGGAGGACTTCATGACAGCAAGACCAACGAACATCAGCGGGGCAGACCTGGGCATCCCCGACGGAGACGAGCAAGAGGAGAAGAAAAAACTGAAACGGTGGCTCAGGAAAGGAGCCCGAAAGGAATCGTTAGAAAAATGGCAGAGGCAATGGAAGGGGGAAATTGTCGGGAGATAG